The genome window CATATTTAAAGCACAGGATGTTGCCGTAGAGCTAACACAATTCTCTACTGTCTGTCCATGACAGCCGACATCATATCAACTGTTGAGTTCAACCACTCGGGGGAGCTGCTGGCTACCGGGGACAAGGGAGGCCGCGTCGTCATCTTCCAGCAGGAGCCAGAGGTAAGGCCGGTGTGACTCACCGCCCCGCCACCGCTCGTCCCCatcaccgccgccgccgtcgtctcCTCCGAACCCACGGCGCCGCTCGACCTCACCCGCCATTGCCTCCCGAGTGCTTTGTGTTCACGACggctctcttgtctctctctcgtcacgTCGCCGTTGTCCGTAGAGTAAGAACCAGCCCCAGTGCCGCGGCGAGTACAACGTGTACAGCACCTTCCAGAGCCACGAACCCGAGTTCGACTACCTGAAGAGTCTGGAGATCGAGGAGAAGATCAACAAGATCCGATGGCTGCCCCAGAAGAACGCCGCCCAGTTTCTTTTGTCCACAAACGGTTGGTTGAGCAGCGACGCCTCCTATTGTGCAAGATCTACAAAACTGTAGATCTCTTCTTTGGAACCTAATCTCGTCTTGATCTTTTTGTCTTGGCAGACAAAACCATAAAGCTTTGGAAAATCAGCGAGCGGGACAAGCGTCCGGAGGGCTACAacctgaaggaggaggatggacGCTACCGAGACCCCAACACCGTCACTACACTACGGGTGTGTGTTGACACGGGGATGATGTACTTGTTAGGACTCGGTTCTCACTCGCACTGTTTACCATTTCACTATTTAGCCGACACTTTAGTCCAGAGCGGCTTACGGTGAATTGAGccgcatgtcattaaggagcgcaTAAGGATGGGACGCGGGACAGTCTTTTAGCTGTAAGCTGTCTACCCACTCCACTATCCTGCCCCTAAATCCATGCATTGTTCATCTGAAACGCTTTCTCCTGCCTGCCAGTAATGCGGTTGTGTCTGTATCCTGTTGGTTTTCCTCTACCAACAGCCCTATAATCGAACCGGGCGTGATGTTTGCGTTGCTTCCTCGACCCACGCACACCTCGtggtatgtttttttaaattcttTACGACTGTTAATTACTGTGTCAACGCCCCGCTTCCCTCCAGGTGCCCGTGTTCCGTCCCATGGACCTGATGGTTGAGGCCAGCCCTCGGCGCGTGTTTGCCAACGCTCACACGTACCACATCAACTCCATCTCTGTGAACAGCGACTGTGAGACGTACCTGTCTGCGGACGACCTCAGGATTAACCTGTGGAATCTGGAGATCACCGACCGCAGCTTCAGTATCCTCTTTTTGCGATCAATTGGGTTTAATCTCTCACCTCTGCTTCTGGAAGCTTAGACCTTTTGGCGAGACACACACTGTGAAATGAAGTGTTTTgtgcggcatgtggctcaggaggaagagcgggtcggctggtaaccagaaggttgcttgTTCGATTTAGAGTGTCGAgtcgtccctgagcaagacgcctcaccctgactgctcccgacgcgctggctgtcgccttgcatcgttgacaccgccgtcggtgtgtgaatgtgtgcatgaatgggtgcgTGTAACGCAATTTTGTAAAGCGCATTTGAGTGgtcaatggttagaaaagcgctgtgttGTGAATGCAGTCCGTTGACCATTTTGGAGTCCTTCACCCGGACCCCTTCAGACATCGTTGACATAAAGCCCACCAACatggaggagctgacggaggtGATCACCGCCGCAGAGTTCCACCCCAACCAGTGCAACACCTTCGTCTACAGCAGCAGCAAGGGCACCATCAGGCTGTGTGACATGAGGGCCTCAGCCCTCTGCGACCAGCACTCCAAGAGTAGGTG of Gadus macrocephalus chromosome 11, ASM3116895v1 contains these proteins:
- the ppp2r2aa gene encoding serine/threonine-protein phosphatase 2A 55 kDa regulatory subunit B alpha isoform, yielding MAGAGGGCNDVQWCFSQVKGAIDDDVAEADIISTVEFNHSGELLATGDKGGRVVIFQQEPESKNQPQCRGEYNVYSTFQSHEPEFDYLKSLEIEEKINKIRWLPQKNAAQFLLSTNDKTIKLWKISERDKRPEGYNLKEEDGRYRDPNTVTTLRVPVFRPMDLMVEASPRRVFANAHTYHINSISVNSDCETYLSADDLRINLWNLEITDRSFNIVDIKPTNMEELTEVITAAEFHPNQCNTFVYSSSKGTIRLCDMRASALCDQHSKMFEEPEDPNNRSFFSEIISSISDVKFSHSGRYMMTRDYLSVKIWDLNMETRPVETYQVHEYLRSKLCSLYENDCIFDKFECCWNGNDSVVMTGSYNNFFRMFDRGYRQDVTLEASRENSKPRSVLKPRKVCTGGKRKKDEISVDSLDFNKKILHTAWHPLDNIIAVATTNNLYIFQDKLN